A genome region from Hypanus sabinus isolate sHypSab1 unplaced genomic scaffold, sHypSab1.hap1 scaffold_1217, whole genome shotgun sequence includes the following:
- the LOC132386573 gene encoding gastrula zinc finger protein XlCGF57.1-like gives MLSIYTGGIHLSAQSSTLMAHQRVHTGVWPFTCSDCGKGFMLSAHLLSHQSVHTGERPFTCSDCGKGFTLSSNLKLHQRVHSGERPFTCSDCGKGLALSSHLLRHQLVHTGERPFTCSECGKRFTSSSQLKVHQRVHTGERPFTCSDCGKGFTQSSHLQAHQRVHTGERSFNCSECGKGFALSSHLLRHQLVHTGERPFTCSECGKRFTLSSQLKVHQRVHTGERPFTCSDCGKGFTQSSHLEAHQRVHTGERPFTCLDCGKAFTQFATLQAHRSVHTGERPFTCSDCGKGFTSSYKLKVHQRVHTGEKPFSCLDSGKGFALSSHLLRHQLVHTGERPFTCSDCGKGFTQSSQLQAHQRVHTGERPFTCSDCGKGFTSSYKLKVHQRVHMGERPFTCSDCGKRFTSSSQLEIHQQVHTGERPFTCSDCGKGFTQSSQLQAHQRVHTGERPFTCSDCGKGFTQSSHLRAHQRVHTGEKPFTCSDCGKGFTQSSHLRAHQRVHTGEKPFTCLDCGKGFALSSHLLRHQLVHTGERPFTCSECGKRFTLSSQLKVHQRVHTGERPFTCSDNGKGFTQSSHLRAHYSVHTGETLDTCSDFGKRFSQSNQPNVHH, from the coding sequence ATGCTGTCAATTTACACGGGGGGAATCCATTTATCTGCTCAGTCATCCactctaatggctcaccagcgagttcacaccggggtgtggccattcacctgctcagactgtgggaagggattcatgtTGTCAGCtcacctactgagtcatcagtcagttcacacgggtgagaggccattcacctgctctgactgtgggaaaggattcactttgtcatctaATCTTAagctacatcagcgagttcactctggggagaggccgttcacctgctcagactgtgggaagggattggcgTTGTCTTcccacctactgagacatcagttagtacacactggtgagaggccattcacctgctcagaatgtgggaaaagattcacttcgtcatctcaacttaaggtacatcagcgagttcacactggtgagaggccattcacctgctcagactgtgggaaaggattcactcagtcatcccaccttcaagcacatcagcgagttcacactggggagaggtcgttcaactgctcagagtgtgggaagggattcgcgttgtcatctcacctactgagacatcagttagttcacactggtgagaggccattcacctgctcagaatgtgggaaaagattcactttgtcatctcaacttaaggtacatcagcgagttcacactggtgagaggccgttcacctgctcggactgtggaaaaggattcactcagtcatcccacctagaagcacatcagcgagttcacactggggagaggccattcacctgcttagactgtgggaaggcattcacacagtTTGCTACCCTACAAGCACaccggtcagttcacactggggagaggccgttcacctgctcagactgtgggaaaggattcacttcgtcatatAAACTTAAggtgcatcagcgagttcacactggggagaagccattctccTGCTTAGACAGTGGGAAGGGATTTGCgttgtcatctcacctactgagacatcagttagtacacactggtgagaggccgttcacctgctcagactgtgggaaaggattcactcagtcatcccaactacaagcacatcagcgagttcacactggggagaggccattcacctgctcagactgtgggaaaggattcacttcatcatataaacttaaggtacatcagcgagttcacatgggggagaggccgttcacctgctcggactgtgggaaaagattcacttcgtcatctcaactggagattcatcagcaagttcacactggggagaggccgttcacctgctcagactgtgggaaaggattcactcagtcatcccaactacaagcacatcagcgagttcacactggggagaggccgttcacctgctcagactgtgggaaaggattcactcagtcatcccacctgcgagcacatcagcgagttcacactggtgagaagccgttcacctgctcggactgtgggaagggattcactcagtcatcccacctgcgagctcatcagcgagttcacactggggagaagccgttcacctgcttagactgtgggaagggatttgcgttgtcatctcacctactgagacatcagttagtacacactggtgagaggccgttcacctgctcagaatgtgggaaaagattcactttgtcatctcaacttaaggtacatcagcgagttcacactggggagaggccattcacctgctcagacaatggaaaaggattcactcagtcatcccacctgcgagCACACTactcagttcacaccggggagactcTAGACACCTGCTCggactttgggaagagattctctcagtcaaatcaaccaaatgtgcatcattga